In Dermacentor variabilis isolate Ectoservices chromosome 7, ASM5094787v1, whole genome shotgun sequence, a genomic segment contains:
- the LOC142588140 gene encoding uncharacterized protein LOC142588140 produces the protein MVVCSDHFNKDDFFWGHLDGLKPLRKRLKRNAVPSQKIPMRSHEASVRPRVPRRKPPTDSQGNEGQQDDVSEVVINEDCACELPDNLEESEYNDPPVQDWLPPLSSSCSRTTAERDAARALVELQELGHTPELNKSVKC, from the exons ATGGTCGTATGTAGCGATCATTTTAACAAAGACGACTTCTTTTGGGGCCACCTTG ACGGGTTGAAGCCCTTACGAAAGCGGCTGAAAAGAAACGCCGTGCCTTCGCAAAAGATCCCTATGCGCTCCCACGAAGCAAGTGTGAGGCCTAGGGTTCCCCGAAGAAAGCCCCCCACAGATTCTCAAG GAAACGAGGGCCAACAGGACGACGTATCTGAAGTCGTCATTAATGAAGATTGCGCATGCGAGCTTCCTGATAATTTGGAAGAAAGTGAATACAATG ACCCACCTGTGCAGGATTGGCTTCCCCCCCTTTCAAGCTCTTGCTCACGAACAACAGCAG aaCGAGACGCTGCAAGGGCACTTGTTGAACTTCAAGAGCTGGGCCACACACCTGAGCTAAACAAATCCGTTAAA TGCTGA